In the genome of Populus nigra chromosome 19, ddPopNigr1.1, whole genome shotgun sequence, the window ttcttttattcttaggaaatattaaaagtaccttttataaattcatgattttgctACCTCGCTCTAGTTTTGTTTCTAGttcgaattaaaaaaattatattataaaaagaattataatgaATGCATTCTCCATTAAGGTTagctatatatatgtatttttgaagattaacattaaaaatattcttaaataaacCATCAGTGCAtttaaaacaagattttttttctgtgaTCTCACGTAGGATAGCATATCTTTAATATCTACAAGATCTCACACGGCCAAATCTCAAAATCTTTGTAAATCTcgagcaatatatatatatatatatatatatatatatatatatatatatatcttctaaAATTTCAACCAACTCTTAGCTATGGTTGCATGAAGCTCAACGAAGACTGACAATATATGACTTGCAGTGCATTTTCACAAAGGGAAATGCTTTTCGTTCCCTCATCCACACCTACCCAGATCCAGTAAACTACGCCTGTGTTCTTCTTTAACGAGTTTAGTTGAATGATCATGAACCATGAACTGGGGTAGAATCGAGGAATTTGTCTAAGTTGTGAATGAGAAGCACAAAGCACGCccactttagatttttttttttattattaacgtggggtgttcgggccagcttgcaTGTActacgactattccccacggtccactggacatcctgcaagcccagggacaagttaggcaccgcgggggtgacaggcgtgcataTAAAGGATCGAACCCGAAACGggaacggaacaagtcacacgattaaCCACAACAACTAGCCCCTCAAGTGCCCCACTTTAGATTTTACTTGGCAGGAAGAGTGTGTGAAACCAGGAAAGTTGACGCATACTGGTGATCAGCTTGGTGAACCACCGCGTAGAATAGAGTATTTTACTAGGAAGACGCCGTTCTGCCTCCACGTTTTCTGATATGCAGTAGTAATTTACAAAATAACGCACCTTCttgtcttgttcttcttgtCTGCTTTTCTCTATTGCTTTTACACTGGAGTGGATCATTTGTTCACGCGCTTCTTATatgaatttgttatttatataatatcatgcctttttttaaataattatatgccTACCAAAATCACATGCATAATCATAACAACCgagtaaaataatttatttactagaaaattatttaaaacatgtgCTCTCTAACAAAACCTCAACATCTATATTATACTAAAGATTTTgacacttattattattattaattaaaatttatgccAGCCACTTAATATCAATAGTGGAAGCATTTTAGTTAAGAAATCAAGGTTTTTATAtttctcatttaaaaaacataattcctctcattttttaagaatatcacATCCTTAATTTGTAAGAAATTAatgtaatgttttaaaaaataataaatatcttgataacttggtatatattttatttatatatatatatatatatatataaattctctTAGCATCCATGTCTTAGTAAGAAGGGAAATGGAGATTTCCTAACAAAAACTAGATTTATGATAAAAGCATATACTGcgatattaattaatattgtgtgAAACATATTTAAGGTGGCTGCCGTGCACGCGTCTTCTAAGTGCGGTGGGGCTTGTTCTGAAAGATTCTAGAATTGTCAAACATAAGGAGATGTTGTCCTTCAGGAAGGAAGACTCCTAGTGGCTCACCATCAAGGACCCGACCTGAACCCCTCCTCAAGTATGCTCAACGCGGCACGTTGACGTATCAATCACGGCAGCTGCACTCTCACCATCTATTTCACTCTAATTACTAGTCTACCACTCGCCCTCAATTTCCTTAGGGCATAACCGCCATTCAATCCAAGACGTCAGTGCTTACTCGGTTGTGCTGCCAACTCGGACCAGCCTCCTATAAATACAACCCGATCTGTCTCCCTTACTTCCATTCCATCCATCAAATATTCATACAAACACCACGTAGTGTAAACTTTGCTGCTCTTGCACACCTTGCACaccatatatacatatattctcACACACATCACGCAGTTCAATCTACAAGCTATGAGCTCAATTACAatgaagagagggagagaagaggGAGAGTTAGACATAGCCAAATGCTTGATGCTACTTTATAAAGTTGGCAAAGCTGATGATCATGAGCTACCAACTAATTATAAATCATCGTCACCATCCGGGGCCGGTCGCTTGTTTTCGTGCAAAACATGTAACAAGAATTTCTCTTCATTTCAAGCGTTAGGAGGCCACCGTGCAAGTCACAAGAAACCAAAACTTGTGGGATCAACTGGGAACTTGTTAATGAAGTTGCCCAATTCGCCTCCAAAGCCAAAGAATCACCAGTGCTCCATTTGCGGGCTTGAATTTCCTATCGGGCAAGCGCTTGGAGGTCATATGAGGAGGCATAGGGCTGATAATATTGATGGTACCAGTAACAGTGCTGGCAATGAACTGGCTGTGACTTATCCACCTTTCTTACCAGCCATCCCAGTTTTGAAGAAATCGAATAGCAGCAAGAGAGTCCTGTGCTTGGATTTGAGCTTGGCACTGCCTATGGATCAGAATGAGTCGGAGTTGCAGTTAAGGAAGGCCGGCACTCAACCTGTGTTGAAATGTTTTATCTAGGctttaattttgaaaagattttttattttttttgttcatatacCACCTTCTAGTACGACTACGTAGTTGGGATTttttactaatcaaattcattcAGTTCTTTTGTATACCGAGagcattaaattttatttatagtttgaCATGGACAAATCTAGTTAGATATTCTCACATAATAGTGTCTTGGTCCTTTCAAAGCCATGGCCTAGCTAATTGCTGTGCCAGTATGGGTTTATTAAGCAATTGCTGCGATTGTTGTTCATATTCAAAGTTACCCGCATGAATTTGTTTTGCCTGTTGTGGatattgctgctgctgctgggttTGTTCTCCGATCAAAGTTGTTGGTTTTTGTTTCTGTTAGGATTTATGATTGTTTCTGTTTATCACGATGTTTCCTGCTCTGATCATGGCGTCCGAAGTTAGGAAAAGGGCTATGATCAAGCACAAAAAAGCAACTAGGGGCAAGGGTGGCGTCCTCCCGAGCCGAAACCTTCTTATAAATACTTGCATTTCTACTAGAGAGTAGAGGACCCAACCACGCTATGGGTCCGTTCCATGTTAAGGCAAGAGGCGGCATGTCTTTTTTTCCAATCTCACGAAGGATGAATGACATGTCGGTTCATTTGCTTtgtcaaaatattatttgtcaCTAGATGTGGGAAGGAggcaaaaaatacaaatttagtTGATCCTGGCACCAGGCGTTTACGACTCTCTTTCGGTGAATTATATTTTTCCATCGTTAAATAAGAAATAGCTAATGAATTTGATGAGAGTCCACTTTTTAGCATTTTAATATTTCagtatttttataaagtattttacaggatattatcttatttaaattgAGTATGATCCATTAATCACATTAAAAACTATACATGTTTTTGTTGTACAAGTTATTTGACATGaccaaattcttttttaatttggacTTATCCATTTAatccataaaaatatatattaaacctTTGACTATTTAGATTTTCTTGCCTCAAATCGGTATCCATGAATCGAGTTTCGACGACTGAAATCGACACGTGGATGAATTATATATAGAGCCAGCTCAATTACAATCGACACGTGGATGAATTTAGTTGATCCTGGCACCAGGCGTGTGTGCGCTGATAGAGCAGCATAATTTTGGGGAGGCATGTGATCTGGCACGCGCATCACCGATCCCGCAAACAGTCTTACGAACCTTCATGTCTGGACCCGCCTGCAGGCCAAGATTAGGACGCCCCTTCTTTTTACAGGACATTATCTTATCTCTGTGAattttataagataaaataaaaaataaattctggaagttttttaaaatgttttttatttaaaaatatatttttatttttttaaaattacttttaataccAGTgagtcaaaataatataaaaacattaaaaaaattaatttaaaaaaattaaaataaaatagaatcatatacaaaaatataaagaatagtAATACTAGAGAcggtaaaaaatatcaaacaaaaaccCTATCACTTGTTATTTAGTATTGCAGtagtgataattttttaaaatatttttatttaaaaatataaaaaaatagtattttttttgttttttaatttatttttcaacattaaaatattaaaatgataaaaaaaaaatttaatttttttaatttttttttacaaaaagcaTGGTTGCACGCGTGGACAAATAATTGACTAAATCAAATTCTTCTGCCATCATCTACCTCGTAAAAGAGATTTATAATAGCTTGAGTAGGTTTAACTCCGACCcgataagaaatgaaaaaagaattctAGACGATTAGGAGTTTCAAAAGCCAAAACTCGAAAttaagcaggaaaaaaaaaaacagcatctTTTTGGAtctaatttaaatgattttctgACCTTGAATGGTTATAGACAGAACGTTAATTGTAAAATCTCAAGGTGAAAATTAATTCGATccaattttttaagttttgagtatatattatataaaaaacacgcCTTACCTATTaccattatatataaaatttatatatccactctatttattaagttttgagtatatattatattatatattgctTGATTAGTATTTACTAGTcagtacaaaaataaaagagtgagttgaatggtaaaattataaaatattatacatatgtgtttttttgtcaaaatatcaaggtataaaaacattaagttgaatttaaaaattctataaatgtTTTACATATATGTAGATgatattaattcatatatattatatcatatttatattgagatttaaattgatattgataatatctatattttatttatttatcaataaataaaataactattaaaaaaatacactcaTCAATGTCATTTCAGATTGATTACTATCAAATTTTGATTAAGAAactgtttggaaacgcggtgcaaaccacgttcccaaaacattcaaaatgttttttgctaaaatttaatatggtttgtatgttttggattattttgatatgctgatgtcaaaaataaaaaaaaatcattggcatacatttcggcacgaaaagttatttgaaaaacaatcgctaccacactgtcaaacatacTCTAAATTTACATCACTAATATTGGTCGATACTAAACCATTAttggtaaaattaaaactttataaaagGTAATATTGGATGATTTAATATCTATTGATTTAATATTGGGGATATTTAAGAATATAgttagtattattttaaaaaatattttttattaataaatatattaatttatttttattttaaaaaaaaagtattttttatataatatgtcTAAACTCTAAACAActcaagaataaaataaaataaaataaaataaaatctcacgAAATGGCGGCTGCCCCCATACACTCAGAAGTCTGCCCGTGCCGTTTTTCctcgaaaaaaacaaaaacaaaaaccccgtttgcaaaaatattttacaacacTAACGGTGCATGCTCGATGCTCTCTGGCACACGTGTACGGATGATATAAATGTAACGGCGAATGCAGATGTTTCCCATTTTCAATTCCCTGTCACGAGAAAAAATCGAGTGCTCACATCTAATTTGCTACTGTTATTTATATTCGATTTTCATCGCTGATTACTGTTCATTAAGAAATTCAGCAGACCGGTAGTCAACATTCCGATCAGTTTCCCAACCATCTTAAAGATTTTGAGGTTCGTCAAAAACTCcaagctctcttttttttagggttaggttttatATTATCTAATTGGGGTTTTCATATCTGTGACTTCGAGCTtgaaacaaccttttttttgtttttgaaaatttatgttaaaGGTTGGAAATGATCTGTTGAAGAAAGAAGGGTGAGACCTTGGAGAAGCAAAGCAAAATGGTATGTATGGAATATGGTAATCCTGTTACTAACTCGCTCGCTCGAATAAAAATGGGACTCATAGGTAGTTTATCTTAATGGTTCTTACTTTCATGCAAGTGAAGGAGGGTACCCGATAATTTCTCATGCAACGCTATTAGTTGTGCTCGGCAAAGTCAATATTTTGTGAAAAGTGGTTGTGTTTTTATGAACTGTAATTAGCAAGTTTGGAGTATAGAGGGATTGCTAGACATATTAGTGAGGAAATTGCGTACATTTGTTGTTTAATAAGCCCAATTGGTTGCTTGATGATCCGAATAGAAACAAATAAGTTCCTAACTCTGCTGCTACCCGGAGGCATTTGTTGTAATCTCATTGGAGTTTGTAGTTCAAGTCTAGTTGCCTGCCACTTTATGTAAATGAAATTGTTGATAATTTCATCTTTCTCAGGAGTAAAATTTGAATGGGTGGACTGTGAGTTTTTTGTTGTATGATAATTGTTTTAAGATGACAAAATTCCCAAATTCTGCATGTGGTTTATGGCTGTTAGTCGAAGATAATGGTATGGATACTTTGAGAGTTGTAAAGATATGCTG includes:
- the LOC133679949 gene encoding zinc finger protein ZAT12-like, which codes for MSSITMKRGREEGELDIAKCLMLLYKVGKADDHELPTNYKSSSPSGAGRLFSCKTCNKNFSSFQALGGHRASHKKPKLVGSTGNLLMKLPNSPPKPKNHQCSICGLEFPIGQALGGHMRRHRADNIDGTSNSAGNELAVTYPPFLPAIPVLKKSNSSKRVLCLDLSLALPMDQNESELQLRKAGTQPVLKCFI